A stretch of the Psychroserpens sp. Hel_I_66 genome encodes the following:
- a CDS encoding isoaspartyl peptidase/L-asparaginase family protein, whose translation MNNTFSIAIHGGAGTLVKGMMTPELEARYRADLKDALDQGYKILETGRSAVDAVEKAVQVLEDSPLFNAGKGSVFTATESHEMDASIMDGKTLNAGAVSLITGIKNPVALARDVMEKSEHVFLAGEGAMQFAKELDYKLENSNYFYDKFRHNQWLEIKDTDHFQLDHSTKKDSKFGTVGAVACDQNGNIAAATSTGGMTNKKWGRVGDSPMIGAGNYANNKTCAISCTGSGEFFIRGVVAYDVACLMEHKNMSVGEASEEVINKRILELGGDGGLIAVDTKGNIAMPFNTEGMYRASKTSIGKETVSIYK comes from the coding sequence ATGAACAATACATTTTCAATAGCCATTCACGGTGGTGCAGGAACCTTGGTAAAAGGGATGATGACTCCAGAGTTGGAAGCCAGATATAGAGCAGATCTAAAAGACGCTTTGGATCAAGGTTATAAAATTCTTGAAACAGGCAGATCAGCGGTTGATGCTGTTGAAAAGGCAGTTCAGGTTTTAGAGGATTCTCCATTGTTTAATGCAGGAAAAGGCTCTGTTTTTACAGCGACAGAATCACACGAAATGGATGCCAGTATCATGGATGGTAAAACCTTAAATGCTGGAGCAGTGAGTCTCATTACAGGAATCAAAAATCCGGTAGCGCTGGCTAGAGACGTGATGGAAAAAAGTGAACACGTTTTTCTCGCTGGAGAAGGTGCCATGCAGTTTGCTAAAGAATTAGATTACAAGTTGGAAAACTCTAATTATTTTTATGATAAATTTAGGCACAACCAGTGGTTGGAAATAAAGGACACAGACCATTTTCAATTAGATCACTCCACAAAAAAAGATTCAAAATTCGGGACAGTTGGCGCAGTAGCCTGTGACCAAAACGGAAATATAGCAGCAGCAACCTCAACCGGTGGGATGACCAATAAAAAATGGGGACGCGTCGGCGATTCGCCAATGATTGGAGCAGGAAATTACGCCAACAACAAAACCTGCGCTATTTCATGTACGGGAAGTGGTGAGTTCTTTATTCGTGGTGTTGTAGCTTACGATGTGGCTTGCTTGATGGAACATAAAAATATGAGTGTTGGCGAAGCTTCCGAAGAAGTGATCAATAAACGTATTTTAGAACTTGGTGGTGATGGCGGATTAATTGCGGTAGATACCAAAGGCAATATCGCGATGCCTTTTAATACAGAAGGGATGTATCGTGCGAGTAAAACTTCTATAGGAAAAGAAACAGTTTCTATTTATAAATGA
- a CDS encoding T9SS type A sorting domain-containing protein, whose product MRKHYILITTLLMTQFIFAQPANDDCANPQNITVSASNNSYVFDINTANLNTEEGCSGTTAEYADVWFEFTMPFNGNLYVDGSIGWNNFALYNTCGSTQIQCGSTNELIENLTSGANYLLRIFRTANNASNTGFQNFSIIGFEEVQNDDCANSENIILSETSSTINFEIGGANANNEEGCIGTTDDYFDIWYDFTMPFNGNLYIDGSIGWNNFAVYDACNGTQIQCNSANLFIEELTQSTNYKLRLFRTLANADNLGFRSFSIVAYQTATNNDCASAQNITVTTNATTVNFETAGAIINNEIGCSGSASADYTDVWYDFTMPVNGNLFIDGGISWNNFALYDTCGGNEIQCGNADEFIQGLTAGTNYKLRVFRTVQLTTNSGFKSFSIQAFEQVLNDDCASAENITVTTNATTINFEIAGAVVNNDVGCSGSAAVEYTDLWYDFTMPVNGNLFIDGAISWNNFALYDACGGNEIQCGNADEFIQGLTAGTNYKLRLFRTLALTDNPGFKSFTIQAFEVINNDDCASAEVINVLSNTSTTVNFGIAGANINNEVGCSGTTPENYADVWYEFSMPENGAIIIDGAIDWNNFAIYDACSGTELGCFSNSGNVSNLTTGITYKLRVFRTLALADNNSFKSFSIVADKTLTTPESELGNSIVLYPNPTKGMLNISSETSVDSILVFNILGKIVAKTTNNNQVDLSELQTGIYIVKVTSKNKTVFRRIILE is encoded by the coding sequence ATGAGAAAACACTACATTTTAATTACAACCCTTTTAATGACGCAGTTTATCTTTGCCCAGCCTGCAAATGACGATTGTGCCAACCCTCAAAACATAACCGTAAGTGCTTCAAACAACTCTTATGTTTTTGATATCAATACTGCGAATTTAAATACTGAGGAAGGCTGCTCTGGCACAACAGCAGAATATGCAGATGTCTGGTTTGAATTCACAATGCCATTTAATGGAAATCTATATGTTGATGGGTCTATTGGTTGGAATAACTTTGCATTGTACAATACTTGTGGAAGTACCCAAATACAATGTGGTAGCACAAATGAACTTATAGAGAATCTCACATCAGGCGCTAACTATTTACTAAGGATTTTTAGAACAGCTAACAATGCCTCGAATACTGGGTTTCAAAACTTTTCTATAATTGGTTTTGAAGAGGTACAAAATGACGATTGTGCAAATTCTGAAAACATAATACTTTCTGAAACATCATCTACCATAAATTTCGAAATTGGTGGAGCAAACGCAAACAACGAAGAAGGCTGTATAGGAACAACCGATGATTATTTTGATATCTGGTATGATTTCACAATGCCTTTTAATGGCAATTTATACATAGATGGTTCTATAGGATGGAACAACTTTGCAGTGTATGATGCTTGCAATGGCACACAAATACAATGTAATAGTGCAAATCTTTTTATTGAAGAACTCACTCAAAGTACGAATTACAAATTACGCCTTTTTAGAACACTAGCCAACGCAGATAATCTTGGTTTTAGGTCTTTTTCTATTGTAGCTTATCAAACTGCTACCAACAACGATTGTGCATCTGCACAAAATATAACGGTAACAACAAACGCGACAACCGTTAATTTTGAAACTGCAGGTGCTATCATAAATAACGAAATCGGCTGTTCTGGTTCTGCTAGTGCTGATTATACAGACGTTTGGTACGATTTTACCATGCCTGTCAACGGAAATCTTTTTATAGATGGCGGTATCTCTTGGAATAATTTTGCTCTTTACGATACTTGCGGTGGCAACGAAATACAATGTGGTAATGCAGATGAATTCATTCAAGGTCTAACTGCTGGAACAAATTATAAACTGCGCGTATTTAGAACGGTTCAACTCACGACTAATTCAGGATTTAAAAGTTTTAGCATACAAGCTTTCGAACAGGTATTGAATGACGATTGCGCTTCCGCAGAAAACATAACAGTTACAACAAATGCGACCACTATCAACTTTGAAATTGCTGGTGCTGTTGTAAATAACGACGTTGGTTGTTCCGGTTCGGCTGCAGTAGAATATACAGATCTGTGGTACGATTTCACCATGCCTGTCAACGGAAACCTTTTTATAGATGGCGCAATTAGCTGGAATAATTTTGCACTTTACGATGCTTGTGGTGGTAACGAAATACAATGTGGTAATGCAGATGAATTCATCCAAGGGTTAACAGCGGGAACTAATTATAAACTGCGCCTTTTTAGAACGCTTGCGCTTACCGATAATCCTGGATTTAAAAGTTTCACAATCCAAGCTTTTGAAGTTATAAATAACGACGATTGTGCTTCGGCAGAAGTGATCAATGTGCTTTCGAACACCTCAACAACAGTCAATTTTGGTATCGCTGGCGCCAACATAAATAACGAGGTTGGCTGCTCAGGAACAACTCCAGAAAATTATGCAGATGTTTGGTATGAGTTTTCAATGCCAGAAAATGGTGCTATCATAATTGACGGAGCTATCGATTGGAATAATTTTGCAATTTATGACGCCTGTTCCGGGACAGAATTAGGGTGCTTTTCAAACTCTGGTAACGTGAGTAATTTAACCACTGGCATCACTTATAAATTACGTGTATTTCGCACTCTTGCCTTAGCAGATAATAATAGCTTTAAAAGTTTCTCAATTGTGGCAGACAAAACATTAACCACACCCGAAAGCGAATTAGGCAACTCCATTGTCTTATATCCAAACCCAACAAAAGGGATGTTAAATATTTCTTCGGAAACCTCTGTTGACTCCATTTTAGTATTCAACATTTTAGGGAAAATTGTTGCCAAAACAACCAACAATAATCAGGTAGATCTTTCAGAATTACAAACCGGAATTTACATTGTAAAAGTCACCTCAAAAAACAAAACCGTTTTTAGAAGAATCATTTTAGAATAA
- the polA gene encoding DNA polymerase I → MSDQKRLFLVDAYALIFRGYYAFIKNPRINSKGEDTSAIMGFMNSLLDVIKRERPDHLAVCFDKGGSADRVEMYEDYKANRDATPEGILTAIPHICNILEAMHIPIMVKEGYEADDVIGTLSRQAEKEGYKVFMVTPDKDFAQLVTENIFMYRPVFGGGYETWGIPEVQKKFEVTEPMQVIDFLGMMGDSSDNIPGLPGVGEKTAKKFLKQFGSMENLLANTHELKGKMKEKIEENKELGLLSKKLATIMLDVPVDFNAKDFELDHPDVEKVKEIFLELEFRRLTDNFVKTFTSGEEATGQSKSNASSKSDTSSPSSSSAKASAGEGQFSLFGTSETSSTEESSTFDRKTIDNTSHFYQSIAPGMGTTLFMKNLMNQKSVCFDTETTGLNPLTAELVGIAFSWEAGKGFYITFPKEKENAQELIEILRPFFENENIEKIGQNLKYDIKVLAKYNVEVKGKLFDTMLAHYLINPDMRHNMDVLAETYLNYTPVPITELIGKKGKNQLTMRDVSVEKQTEYAVEDADITLQLKEHFEKELGEANTQKLFDDIEVPLLRVLAAMELEGINLDEEFLNSLSADLDKDIQTLEKNIYEIAGEEFNIASPKQLGEILFDKMKLVDKPKKTKTGQYKTGEDILSYLAKDHEIIRNILEYRGLAKLKSTYVDALPLQVEPSTHRVHTDYMQTVAATGRLSSNNPNLQNIPIRTERGRQVRKAFIPRDENYVLLAADYSQIELRIIAALSKEETMMDAFKNGEDIHASTASRVFGVPIDEVTREQRSNAKTVNFGIIYGVSAFGLSNQTDLSRAEAKELIDTYYETYPKLKAYMSDQVDFARDNGYVQTVLGRRRYLKDIDSRNAMVRSGAERNAVNAPIQGSAADIIKLAMINIHNKLSHGNFKTKMLLQVHDELVFDVYKPELEDMKTLIKTEMENAFVMDVPLDVEVGVGVDWLEAH, encoded by the coding sequence ATGTCAGACCAAAAACGCTTATTCCTAGTCGATGCCTACGCCTTAATTTTCCGTGGGTATTACGCTTTTATAAAAAACCCACGAATCAATTCTAAAGGTGAGGATACCTCAGCCATTATGGGTTTTATGAACTCTCTTTTAGACGTCATCAAACGTGAGCGACCAGATCATTTGGCGGTTTGTTTTGATAAAGGTGGCAGTGCAGACCGTGTTGAAATGTATGAGGACTATAAAGCCAATCGTGATGCAACGCCAGAAGGCATTTTAACCGCGATTCCGCACATTTGTAATATTCTCGAGGCCATGCATATTCCAATTATGGTCAAGGAAGGTTACGAGGCAGATGATGTGATCGGGACCCTTTCCCGTCAAGCGGAAAAAGAAGGTTACAAAGTATTTATGGTCACACCAGATAAAGATTTCGCGCAGCTCGTTACCGAAAATATTTTCATGTACAGACCCGTTTTTGGTGGTGGTTACGAAACTTGGGGCATCCCAGAAGTTCAGAAGAAATTCGAGGTTACAGAGCCTATGCAAGTCATTGACTTTTTGGGGATGATGGGAGACTCGTCAGATAATATTCCTGGCTTACCTGGTGTTGGAGAAAAAACCGCCAAAAAGTTTTTAAAACAGTTTGGCAGCATGGAAAACCTTTTGGCAAACACTCACGAGTTAAAAGGAAAAATGAAAGAGAAAATTGAAGAGAATAAAGAACTCGGGTTGCTCTCAAAAAAATTGGCAACGATCATGCTCGATGTTCCGGTAGATTTTAATGCCAAGGATTTTGAGCTCGACCATCCAGATGTTGAAAAAGTAAAAGAGATTTTTCTCGAACTTGAGTTTAGACGATTGACAGATAATTTTGTTAAAACATTCACTTCGGGAGAGGAAGCAACAGGTCAAAGTAAATCCAATGCTTCATCAAAAAGCGATACAAGTTCCCCTTCCAGTTCAAGTGCAAAAGCTTCAGCAGGAGAAGGACAGTTTTCTCTTTTTGGCACTTCGGAAACGAGCAGTACTGAAGAGTCTTCAACGTTTGATAGAAAAACCATCGATAACACATCACACTTTTATCAAAGCATCGCTCCAGGAATGGGGACAACACTATTCATGAAAAACTTGATGAACCAGAAATCGGTTTGCTTTGATACGGAAACGACTGGCTTGAATCCGTTGACAGCAGAGTTGGTTGGCATCGCATTTTCATGGGAAGCAGGAAAGGGTTTTTACATCACATTTCCGAAGGAAAAAGAAAACGCACAGGAGTTGATCGAAATCTTACGTCCGTTTTTTGAAAACGAGAACATCGAAAAAATCGGTCAGAATTTAAAATACGACATCAAAGTCCTCGCAAAATACAACGTTGAGGTCAAAGGGAAACTCTTTGACACCATGTTGGCGCATTACCTCATAAATCCAGATATGCGACACAATATGGACGTGTTGGCAGAAACATATTTGAATTATACACCAGTGCCTATCACAGAGTTGATTGGCAAAAAAGGGAAGAATCAGTTAACGATGCGAGATGTTTCCGTAGAAAAACAAACCGAATACGCAGTTGAAGATGCAGATATCACGCTGCAATTAAAAGAACATTTTGAAAAGGAATTAGGCGAAGCCAATACCCAAAAACTGTTTGATGATATTGAAGTGCCACTGCTTCGTGTATTGGCTGCGATGGAATTGGAAGGCATTAATCTGGATGAGGAATTTCTCAATTCACTTTCGGCAGATTTGGATAAAGACATCCAAACGCTTGAAAAAAATATTTATGAGATTGCTGGCGAAGAATTTAATATTGCGTCGCCAAAGCAGTTGGGCGAGATTTTGTTTGATAAAATGAAATTGGTGGATAAGCCTAAAAAAACCAAAACCGGACAATATAAAACGGGTGAGGATATTTTATCCTATCTGGCAAAAGATCATGAGATCATCCGGAATATTCTCGAATACCGTGGGCTCGCCAAACTAAAAAGTACTTATGTAGATGCATTGCCTTTGCAGGTAGAACCGTCAACACATCGCGTACATACCGATTATATGCAAACCGTTGCTGCGACTGGTCGTTTGAGTAGTAACAATCCTAATTTACAGAATATCCCAATCCGTACGGAACGTGGTCGCCAGGTGCGAAAAGCGTTTATTCCGCGAGATGAGAATTACGTATTGCTTGCTGCCGATTATTCGCAAATAGAACTGCGTATCATTGCTGCGTTGAGTAAAGAGGAAACCATGATGGATGCTTTTAAAAATGGTGAGGATATTCACGCTTCCACTGCTTCACGAGTGTTTGGAGTGCCAATTGATGAAGTGACGAGAGAGCAACGTAGCAATGCCAAAACGGTCAATTTTGGGATTATTTATGGTGTATCTGCTTTTGGGTTGAGCAACCAAACCGATTTGTCGCGTGCGGAAGCTAAAGAACTCATTGACACCTATTACGAAACCTACCCAAAACTGAAAGCCTATATGAGCGATCAGGTGGATTTTGCGCGAGACAATGGGTACGTGCAAACCGTTTTGGGACGTCGTCGTTATTTAAAAGATATCGATTCCCGTAATGCGATGGTACGCAGTGGTGCAGAGCGAAATGCGGTGAATGCGCCAATTCAAGGGAGCGCTGCCGATATTATTAAACTCGCCATGATTAATATTCATAATAAGTTATCCCACGGAAATTTTAAAACTAAAATGCTCTTACAGGTGCATGATGAATTGGTCTTTGATGTTTATAAACCAGAACTCGAAGACATGAAAACATTGATTAAGACTGAAATGGAAAATGCGTTTGTGATGGATGTGCCTTTGGATGTTGAGGTTGGTGTTGGAGTGGATTGGCTGGAGGCGCATTAG
- a CDS encoding helix-turn-helix domain-containing protein → MSINKKIGQRILTLRKAQNLSQEALAHKSDVDRTYMTGVETGKRNVTVRVLDRIICGLGENFTTFFNDKEFEDEK, encoded by the coding sequence ATGAGTATTAACAAAAAAATCGGACAGCGAATACTTACGCTTAGAAAAGCACAAAACCTATCTCAAGAAGCTTTAGCTCATAAGTCTGATGTTGATAGAACCTATATGACTGGTGTAGAAACGGGAAAACGAAATGTTACCGTGAGAGTATTAGACAGAATAATTTGTGGACTAGGAGAAAACTTTACAACTTTTTTTAATGATAAAGAGTTTGAAGATGAAAAATAA
- a CDS encoding DNA cytosine methyltransferase encodes MKNKLNFIDLFSGAGGLSEGFITAGFNPIAHVEIDKKACDTLETRLVYHKLKSENKTQNYYDYISEKMTREDFLKKFGNSEISNSVINIPIGGKNNDVIFSKIDKLLKKEKIDLIIGGPPCQAYSLVGRNRDKDRMKNDSRNFLYKEYAKFLKKYTPKVFVFENVMGLITAEEGTYFKNMRTYFKRLGYELDFTIQKSEHFGVLQKRRRIILIGWQKGTDFNYPEFDKVNEEYAVSQILSDLKKLKPGELNNVTKYANPTTEYLEKFEIRNGVDFVTQHVARPNIERDLKIYKIAIKKWLKKSERLRYPDLPTELKTHKNEKSFVDRYKVVDINGLSHTMVAHIAKDGHHYIYPDTKQVRSLSVREAARIQSFPDNFFFEGGRTAAFRQIGNAVPPLMANEIAKKIKEQL; translated from the coding sequence ATGAAAAATAAATTAAATTTCATTGATTTATTTTCTGGAGCTGGCGGACTTTCTGAGGGTTTTATAACAGCTGGTTTTAACCCAATCGCACATGTCGAAATTGACAAAAAAGCTTGTGATACTTTAGAAACCAGATTAGTTTATCATAAATTAAAATCTGAAAACAAAACTCAAAATTATTACGATTACATTTCTGAAAAAATGACTCGTGAGGATTTTTTAAAAAAATTTGGAAACTCTGAAATCTCAAATTCTGTAATAAATATTCCTATTGGTGGAAAAAACAACGATGTTATTTTTAGTAAAATCGATAAACTTTTAAAGAAAGAAAAAATAGATTTAATTATTGGTGGTCCACCTTGTCAAGCTTATTCCCTTGTTGGAAGAAACAGAGATAAAGACAGAATGAAAAACGATTCTCGTAATTTTCTCTATAAAGAATATGCCAAATTCTTAAAAAAATACACACCTAAAGTGTTTGTTTTTGAAAATGTTATGGGTTTAATAACTGCGGAAGAAGGAACCTATTTTAAAAATATGCGAACCTATTTTAAACGCTTAGGTTATGAATTGGATTTCACAATTCAAAAATCTGAGCATTTTGGAGTTTTACAAAAAAGAAGACGTATAATTTTAATAGGTTGGCAAAAAGGTACAGATTTTAACTATCCTGAATTTGATAAAGTTAATGAAGAGTATGCAGTAAGTCAGATTTTATCAGATTTAAAAAAACTAAAACCTGGCGAGCTAAATAACGTTACAAAATACGCTAACCCAACTACAGAATATTTAGAAAAATTTGAAATACGTAATGGTGTTGATTTTGTAACCCAACATGTCGCTAGACCAAACATAGAAAGAGACTTAAAAATTTATAAAATTGCGATAAAAAAATGGTTGAAAAAATCTGAAAGACTAAGGTATCCAGATTTACCAACTGAGCTTAAAACTCATAAAAACGAAAAGTCTTTTGTTGATAGATATAAAGTTGTAGACATTAATGGGTTATCTCATACAATGGTTGCACACATAGCAAAAGATGGACATCATTATATCTATCCAGATACAAAACAAGTAAGGTCTTTATCAGTTAGAGAAGCTGCAAGAATACAGTCTTTTCCAGATAATTTCTTTTTTGAAGGTGGAAGAACTGCTGCATTTAGACAAATTGGGAACGCAGTTCCTCCTTTAATGGCAAATGAAATTGCTAAAAAAATAAAAGAACAACTTTAA
- a CDS encoding sensor histidine kinase encodes MKKHSFQPGAMSIIQMGEELIGHPSTAINELVKNGYDADATNCKVYINYSNESKKSFALIYDDGSGMDSSILFGDWLKPSVSSKRNTNKISPIYKRQVLGSKGIGRLASMALGHNISVITRMSPNTPYYWLTINRELFKEDILLSKIEFPGDEINDYRKLFLESELLKERHTSPNEELIGFLDNNDLYEFNKGTLIIVEDLDDSVLKILREDFNKNELDSIIDEPLKETSFYKSLSTLITPLKLSSEIEKELINKGIIDKGKKIKNVLNFNLEFGTNLLPEQIENNTDWQKIDAIPIQSIYDYRVYGKVNKDGNVLGYFSNKRLLDQEYEEKLEINITEIIDFKKRKTKNKTLDLFEKEYRQETGEYYFDIRVYDIGEKENLEKLSNQTKFKTGTAFKNAFKSVQGLRISKNGFGVKPYGEEVEDWIGLSKERVQNPTGNVNTNQILGYVYFNSPENDTLEEKTNREGFLENTAFIQVKNTLSVIFKNLGRKRGNFRTIHGIGRVPKSKHDRPRTKDFLDKIKSNDNVSFIRKYSEKFMKEIDTSLDNLEDSLSFSERLASLGSGLELVYHEMAQPISGLRTTKSSLDFKKTKIDPEALKSFVFDINTLDHATNILVDLRKSLQPAIGRTRKKKFKPYDTFLRVCNLYKSDIEEFNININVDDRITDYEISDLEYAFWITFLNIINNAVYWLKKSPNEKKISFFMENENFVIINSGPFINESIIEHIFNYGVTTRQEKNATGLGLAFTQSILSRNNWEIYAENRETGPAFIIKKEEDE; translated from the coding sequence ATGAAAAAACATTCTTTTCAACCAGGAGCAATGTCTATAATACAAATGGGAGAAGAACTCATTGGACATCCAAGTACAGCGATTAATGAATTAGTTAAAAACGGATATGATGCAGATGCAACTAACTGTAAAGTTTATATAAATTATTCAAACGAATCAAAGAAATCATTTGCTTTAATATATGACGATGGATCTGGAATGGACTCAAGCATCCTATTTGGTGATTGGCTCAAACCTTCGGTAAGTAGCAAAAGAAACACTAATAAAATCAGTCCAATTTATAAAAGACAAGTTTTAGGTAGTAAAGGAATTGGACGTCTTGCATCTATGGCCCTTGGCCATAATATTAGTGTTATTACTAGAATGTCTCCAAACACTCCATATTATTGGTTAACAATTAACAGAGAACTTTTTAAAGAAGATATTCTGCTCTCAAAAATCGAATTTCCTGGTGATGAAATTAATGATTATCGCAAATTATTCCTAGAATCAGAACTCCTTAAAGAAAGACATACTAGTCCGAACGAAGAATTAATTGGATTTTTAGATAACAATGATTTATATGAGTTTAATAAAGGCACACTAATAATTGTTGAAGATTTAGATGATTCAGTATTAAAAATACTTAGAGAAGATTTTAATAAAAATGAACTAGATAGTATTATTGATGAACCTTTAAAAGAAACTAGTTTTTATAAATCCTTATCAACTCTAATTACACCTTTAAAACTAAGCTCAGAAATAGAGAAAGAATTAATAAATAAAGGTATAATTGATAAAGGCAAAAAAATAAAAAACGTACTCAACTTTAATTTAGAATTTGGGACAAACCTTTTACCGGAACAAATAGAAAACAATACTGATTGGCAAAAAATAGATGCAATACCTATTCAATCTATTTATGATTACAGAGTATATGGCAAAGTAAATAAAGATGGAAATGTTTTAGGATATTTCTCAAACAAGAGACTCTTGGATCAAGAGTATGAAGAAAAATTAGAAATCAACATTACAGAGATTATTGATTTTAAGAAGAGAAAAACAAAAAATAAAACTCTAGACTTATTTGAAAAAGAATACAGACAAGAAACTGGCGAATATTACTTTGATATAAGGGTCTATGATATAGGTGAAAAAGAAAATTTAGAAAAGTTATCTAACCAAACAAAGTTTAAGACTGGTACTGCTTTTAAAAACGCTTTTAAAAGCGTGCAAGGTTTAAGAATATCCAAAAATGGTTTTGGAGTTAAGCCTTATGGAGAAGAAGTAGAAGATTGGATTGGCCTTTCTAAAGAAAGAGTTCAAAATCCTACTGGAAATGTAAACACAAATCAAATATTAGGTTATGTATATTTTAACTCTCCAGAAAATGATACACTAGAAGAAAAAACCAATAGAGAAGGCTTTTTAGAAAATACTGCTTTTATTCAAGTTAAAAATACGTTGTCAGTGATTTTTAAAAACTTAGGTAGAAAAAGAGGTAATTTTAGAACGATTCATGGTATCGGAAGAGTTCCTAAAAGCAAGCATGATAGACCTCGAACTAAAGATTTTCTGGATAAAATTAAATCCAATGACAACGTTAGTTTTATCAGAAAATACTCTGAAAAATTCATGAAAGAAATAGATACTTCTTTAGATAATTTAGAAGACTCATTATCCTTTTCTGAGAGACTCGCTTCATTAGGAAGTGGTTTAGAGCTTGTTTATCATGAAATGGCTCAGCCAATTTCAGGATTAAGAACGACGAAATCTTCTTTAGATTTCAAAAAAACTAAAATAGATCCTGAAGCATTAAAAAGTTTTGTTTTCGATATAAACACTTTAGATCATGCAACAAATATTCTTGTTGATTTAAGAAAATCTCTTCAACCTGCTATAGGTCGAACGAGAAAAAAGAAATTTAAGCCTTATGACACTTTTCTTAGAGTCTGTAATTTATACAAGTCAGACATAGAGGAATTTAATATAAATATAAATGTTGATGATAGAATAACTGACTATGAAATTTCAGATTTAGAATATGCGTTTTGGATTACCTTTTTGAATATAATAAATAATGCTGTTTACTGGCTTAAAAAATCCCCAAACGAAAAAAAGATTTCATTTTTTATGGAGAATGAAAATTTTGTAATTATAAATTCAGGTCCTTTTATTAACGAAAGTATTATAGAGCATATTTTTAATTATGGAGTCACCACAAGACAGGAAAAAAATGCGACTGGTCTCGGCTTGGCTTTCACTCAAAGCATTCTTTCTAGAAATAATTGGGAAATTTATGCCGAAAACAGAGAAACAGGACCCGCATTTATTATTAAAAAAGAAGAAGATGAGTAG
- a CDS encoding HNH endonuclease: MEKRSKEFLEVGFYLSKFGEVDKNANYPSPPLRFKVDKWNNAYRIFYEKLNGGRTILAFERSLKNTRDGFDSHLPNSQRIGWLGDNKKPSPLGKEAHSVFDNLIDKAEEQVWEIIEKYSDLNAKDYKHTFDDLIGIQESESEYKTGNTEGGKKVVTSSKYERQPSIRNEAINIHGLECAACGFNFQEFYGDWGKGFIEVHHIKPLSENKGEEKITNPETDLEVLCANCHRMVHRKKGITLSLQELKEKIIKNK; encoded by the coding sequence TTGGAAAAAAGAAGCAAAGAGTTTTTAGAAGTGGGTTTTTATTTATCAAAGTTTGGTGAGGTAGATAAAAACGCAAACTATCCCTCTCCACCTCTACGTTTTAAAGTTGACAAATGGAATAATGCCTACAGAATTTTTTATGAGAAATTAAATGGTGGAAGAACTATTTTAGCTTTCGAACGAAGCTTAAAAAATACTCGAGATGGTTTTGATAGTCACTTACCAAATTCGCAACGCATTGGCTGGTTAGGAGACAATAAAAAACCAAGTCCTTTAGGCAAGGAAGCTCATAGTGTTTTTGATAATTTAATAGATAAAGCGGAAGAGCAAGTTTGGGAAATTATCGAAAAATATTCAGATTTAAATGCAAAAGATTACAAACATACTTTTGATGATCTTATAGGTATTCAAGAAAGTGAATCTGAGTATAAAACAGGTAATACTGAAGGAGGAAAAAAAGTAGTTACATCAAGTAAATACGAAAGACAACCTTCCATTAGAAATGAAGCAATAAACATTCATGGACTAGAGTGTGCAGCTTGTGGCTTTAACTTTCAAGAATTTTATGGAGATTGGGGAAAAGGATTCATTGAAGTTCATCACATAAAACCATTATCTGAAAACAAAGGAGAAGAAAAAATAACAAACCCAGAAACAGATTTGGAAGTTTTGTGCGCTAATTGTCATAGAATGGTACATCGCAAAAAAGGCATTACTTTATCTTTACAAGAATTGAAAGAAAAGATTATTAAAAATAAATAA